The region tttccaactCTATACAATTATCATAGTTTGcttaaatttgagaaaattacaaaaataaattgctaaacacgTGAAAAAATTTCAccagaaaattttaaaaaaaaatcattaagcACCTAAAAATTTCCCGCTTTATCCGCTCCGTATTAGAGATGTATCAACAATGTTTTTTTTGaagtattttttatatgtaaaaataaaagtgtaaaaGTTTTTTGTTTTGTCTGCTCAATGTCATAGATGTATGAGCGATGTGTTTTTTTaagtatcaaatatgtattgatCAAAATAAAAGCCTAAAAAGTGAAGATTTTTGTGTTTTTGCATAAAGATGAATTTTTGGGCTTAGAgtgtgtttttaaaaattaagggaAGTTTAGAAGAAtacctaaaaaactaaaatatttgtaaatttacctcaaaaattgaaagtttataagcgtacctaaaaaaataaatatttatatttttactccgcaatttatttttttactccgcagtttcaaacggttttaaatACAGTTtttaatagagtttcaaacggtttataacggtttcataaaaatagagtttcaaacggtttcaaaaaacacaatttgaaactgttttataaaaacgtttcaaatagagtttcaaacggtttcaaatagagtttttaatagagtttcaaacggtttataacggtttcataaaaatagagtttcaaacggtttcaaatacagtttctaatagagtttcaaatggtttataacaaagtatttttaaaaaactttgacATCTTTGAAGccgtttataatacagtttcaaacagtttaaaaaaacggagtacttttacaaaaattttcagagtaaaaaaataaatttcggagtaaaaaaataaatttttcgaaaaaaaaaggtagataaataatttttttcaaaaaacggagtatttttgcaaatattttgaaaaactgaatattttctacaaattcctcaaaaattaatagtttttttagGTAGTTTTATTTTCCCTTTAAATTGTAGCAGAATTAATAGAATTTTCAAGGATtgagattccctcaagttcaaattgaatttgagggggtcatgttcacgatctacaccgttcattacaaaatgaatagTGTAGATTAAAAAAGCACaatttcaatcaaattaatctgcaccgttcattttgtaatgaacggtgtagatcgtgaacatgaccccctcaagtttaaatgaacttgagagaatcgcAATCTaattttcaaatgaatttgaaagTTGAACGCACTTatttaataaagataaaaaaattcattaatattCAAAAGAGAAAAGTGAtgaatcttaaaaaaataatactaacttttttaaataaaatattttgttaaactagaattattttctaaatatattctcatttataaataaattgtactctaaaataaaattaaaataaatactatCATAATCTTAACATTTACTAGAAaccattttttaataatatttttaaaatttttgttgTCACAATTAATACTATATCTacatataaatgaatttttacgaatccaattaaatatattaaacaatAACATCTCAAAATTGGTGTGCTATATACTTATGCATTCAGCGAATTTACTGGGTTTTCTgcataaaaataagaaacaaattgctattaattaaagataaataCCTCGATAATCATAATATAACAAGTTAGCAGGATTACAAATTAATATTAGTACACAGCAAAATCTAAATAGTATtcatcataaatttatatacattCCGCGTCTTAATGTATCGATCGATTTGGCCTCTAAttcaacaaaaagaaaaagaaaaaacaaggtAAATATTGTACTATCTGGTAAGAAGAGGAAAGCAGAGCTGTTGAAAAGAAGAGTGGTAGGAGATCAtgaaaaacagaaaaacaagAGAAAAGGCAACTCCCCATGGACTGTCTCTCTCTGACAAATTACCCAATAAATATGTGTTTTGATCATTGGAAAGCAAGTGAAGAGCACACAGTATGAGCAATGGAGACACCATGAAAAGCAGCTTCACTTGGTCGAACATGGCCTCTACCACCGGCTCGTAGTTGATGTAGCATGACACACTTATTAGTAGAACTAGTGTTAGCACAAAGAAGCAGAGATGCAGAGGCAATGGAGGTTCAGAAGATGCCATTTTACTTATGTAGCTTAATCAAGTCCTAAGATATGAAGGAACAGAGatgcatatatatatagagagagagagagagaaagatcCAAAGATTCAattgtttttgtaaatataaGTTGAATAATTACAAAGTTACAAGAAAGACGGTGAGAACACTTTACATGgctcatatttattttataagattTCACCAATGACCAATTGCCATGTATCACCGACCACAAAGCACAATTAGCCAATctttagtaaaataaaatatgtgtaAGTGGTTAGCATTTTTCTAatcatttctatttttatttttaagggtTAAATATACCATTATCAATTTTtacgtgtttttggtatttagcataatttatttttgacatattttatataaattttttaattattctaattaagAACACgtttgtgtttcttttgaaaaatattgtcattttacatttaaaaaggtttcgtttcacatttaaaacaatgtcgTTTTACATCCAGAACGACATCGGTGTCTTAATTAGGgctgtgcaaaaaccgaactaAACCGAACCGTTTCACCGAACCGAAATTATAATTACGGTTCGATTTTTTGGTGACTATGGTTTAGTTCGGTTTGTAATTAGtgttcggttttcggttcggtttgagcaatttaaaaaccaaaaaaaacgaaaaaccgaacaattaaatgaaaaatatatataaatatatgtaaatttatatttttttggttttaatattttaattatagttgatatataagttaataaatttcatacaacatataattatgctagtaaatatataaaattatttattagacacttattatttaatattagaatttattttatgataaaaaaattaaaaaataaagaaaacaaaaatttcggtttttcagcgaaccaaaccaaaccaaatcaaacttttcggttcggtttgataaaagccaaaattaaaattcggtCCGGTTCGGTTTGGGAATTTTACCAAACTTCGGTGTTCGGTTAGTTCGATtcggtgaccgaaccgaccaaattaACCGCACGCACaaccctagtcttaatagtaaagttttgaaagtttgtaatttttggtgcatttaaaccTATTTTTAATATCATACTCCTTCTCTTTCGGGGAACTTCTAACTTTTTTCAttgtttaagaaaaataatttaattaatatcagtttacttaattttatattcttgtttatcttttaaaaaaatccaaataacttttatcacagtattaatattttaaattaggggtaatgtcataaaaattcacgaactttatacgttttctcattttaatcatgcactttaaattttctcattttcatgcacgaactatcactttttctcaaattcatacacggtgctgagatatcacggctccattggtgtaattcgctgagttggaggttattttacaccaatgaatgagtgtcaccttagcaccgtgtatgaatttgagaaaaagtggtagtttgtgtatgaaaatgagaaaatttaaacttcgtgattaaaataagaaaacgtgtaaagttcgtgattttttttgacattaaccctttaaattataaatcaaatcggGAATACATAagtgttatttttaaatcataaaccaaATCAGGAATACTTTTTTCCAGAGTTTTGATTTTAAAGTGAGTAAACTACTTTCGTCcaatttttatctaattaacactattaatatttattgacatggcatcttttaaaaaataaaataaacacaatGCACATCATCTAACACGTCAtcagaattttttaaaaataaaaatacctaaaatgCCCCTAATactctaaaatttcaaaaactaaaaagaattTTTACCAACTTATAGCTGCCACCATCAGCATCACCGGCGAATCCCAACGCCACCATCGGCATTACTGGCGAATCCCGCCTCCATCATCTGCATCACCGACAACTCCCACCACCGCCATCAACCACTGCCAGTTCGTCTGAGAAGAGGAACCTCATCTAGGTTTTGCCCCC is a window of Mercurialis annua linkage group LG2, ddMerAnnu1.2, whole genome shotgun sequence DNA encoding:
- the LOC126669737 gene encoding uncharacterized protein LOC126669737: MASSEPPLPLHLCFFVLTLVLLISVSCYINYEPVVEAMFDQVKLLFMVSPLLILCALHLLSNDQNTYLLGNLSERDSPWGVAFSLVFLFFMISYHSSFQQLCFPLLTR